In Mycobacterium sp. Aquia_216, a genomic segment contains:
- a CDS encoding class I SAM-dependent methyltransferase — translation MTTTRQPDHSITGKLTMAEVLAIFTATGGRPLKFTAYDGSAAGNEDAELGLDLCSPRGATYLATAPGELGIARAYISGNLQPYGVHPGDPYELLKAMADRVDFKRPSAWTLAQVVRSIGIEHLVPIPPPALETPPRWRRVADGLLHSKARDAGAIHHHYDVSNTFYEWVLGPSMTYTCGVYPDADATLEEAQENKYRLIFDKLRLQPGDRLLDVGCGWGGMVRYAARHGVRSIGATLSGEQAKWAQQAIEAEGLCALAEVRHCDYRDVPEVEFDAVSSIGLTEHVGVKNYRNYFGFLKSKLRTGGLLLNHCITRHDNEQHSFAGGFTDRYVFPDGELTGSGRIITDVQDTGFEVLHTENFRHHYAMTLRDWCHNLVEHWDAAVAEVSLPVAKVWGLYMAASRVAFEQNNLQLHHVLAANVEARGADSLPLRPWWQP, via the coding sequence ATGACGACGACCCGACAGCCCGACCACTCCATCACGGGCAAGCTCACCATGGCCGAGGTGCTGGCCATCTTCACCGCAACGGGCGGACGTCCGCTCAAGTTCACCGCGTACGACGGTAGCGCCGCCGGAAACGAAGATGCCGAGCTGGGCCTGGACCTTTGCTCGCCGCGGGGCGCGACCTACCTGGCGACGGCGCCCGGCGAGCTTGGCATCGCCCGCGCGTACATCTCGGGCAACCTGCAGCCCTACGGCGTGCATCCGGGCGATCCGTACGAGCTGCTAAAGGCGATGGCCGACCGGGTGGATTTCAAGCGGCCGTCGGCGTGGACGCTGGCCCAGGTGGTCCGCTCGATCGGGATCGAGCACCTGGTGCCGATCCCGCCTCCTGCCCTGGAAACGCCGCCCCGGTGGCGCCGAGTCGCCGACGGCTTGCTGCACAGCAAGGCTCGTGACGCCGGGGCGATCCACCACCACTACGACGTGTCGAACACGTTCTACGAATGGGTGCTCGGGCCGTCGATGACCTACACGTGCGGGGTGTATCCGGACGCCGACGCGACGCTGGAAGAGGCCCAGGAGAACAAGTACCGGCTGATTTTCGACAAGCTGCGGCTACAGCCGGGTGACCGGCTGCTCGACGTGGGCTGCGGCTGGGGCGGCATGGTGCGCTACGCCGCACGGCACGGCGTCCGGTCCATCGGCGCCACATTGTCGGGCGAACAGGCGAAGTGGGCGCAACAGGCGATCGAAGCCGAAGGGCTCTGCGCGCTGGCCGAGGTCCGCCACTGCGACTACCGCGACGTACCCGAGGTGGAGTTCGACGCCGTCTCGTCGATCGGGCTGACCGAACACGTCGGTGTGAAGAACTACCGCAACTACTTCGGCTTCCTCAAATCGAAGCTGCGCACCGGTGGCCTGCTGCTCAACCACTGCATCACCCGCCACGACAACGAGCAGCACTCGTTTGCCGGCGGCTTCACCGACCGCTACGTCTTCCCCGACGGGGAGCTGACCGGCTCGGGGCGCATCATCACCGACGTCCAGGACACGGGTTTTGAGGTCCTGCACACGGAGAACTTCCGCCACCACTACGCGATGACGCTGCGCGACTGGTGCCACAACCTCGTCGAGCACTGGGACGCCGCGGTCGCCGAGGTCTCGCTGCCGGTCGCCAAGGTGTGGGGCCTGTACATGGCGGCTTCACGTGTTGCGTTCGAGCAGAACAACCTTCAGCTCCATCACGTGCTGGCCGCCAATGTCGAAGCCCGGGGCGCCGATAGCCTGCCGCTGCGACCTTGGTGGCAGCCCTAG
- a CDS encoding SRPBCC family protein — protein MAQVNAASTILLNVDPAATLAAVADYQTVRPKILSPQYSEYQVLQGGQGQGTVVKWKLQATKSRSRDVQANVDVAGHSVIEKDANSSMVINWTVAPAGPGSSVTVKTSWVGAGGIKGFFEKTFAPLGLKKIQGEVLANLKKELEG, from the coding sequence ATGGCACAGGTCAACGCAGCCAGCACCATCCTGCTCAACGTCGATCCCGCGGCCACACTCGCCGCGGTGGCGGACTACCAGACTGTCCGGCCGAAAATCCTGTCCCCGCAGTACAGCGAATACCAGGTGCTGCAGGGCGGGCAGGGACAGGGCACGGTCGTCAAATGGAAGCTGCAGGCCACCAAATCGCGCAGCCGCGACGTGCAAGCCAACGTCGACGTCGCTGGTCACAGCGTCATCGAGAAGGACGCGAACTCGTCGATGGTCATCAATTGGACGGTGGCTCCGGCAGGCCCCGGATCCAGCGTGACTGTCAAAACCAGCTGGGTGGGCGCGGGCGGCATCAAGGGCTTCTTCGAAAAGACGTTTGCGCCGTTGGGGCTGAAGAAAATTCAGGGCGAGGTGCTGGCCAACCTGAAGAAGGAACTCGAAGGCTAG
- a CDS encoding FAD-binding oxidoreductase → MASYRSIPVTSAVRLAKPTSNLFRARTKRDARGLDTSGLTGVLAVDPETRTAEVAGMCTYEDLVAATLPYGLSPLVVPQLKTITLGGAVSGLGIESASFRNGLPHESVLEMDILTGAGELLTASRSQHCDLFRAFPNSYGTLGYSTRLRIELEPVAPFVALRHIRFHSLPALVAAAERIIDTGGQGGTPVDYLDGVVFSRDESYLCVGRRTATPGPVSDYTGKKIYYRSIQHDHPGVESTKDDRLTTHDYFWRWDTDWFWCSRAFGVQNPRVRRLWPRRYRRSSIYSKLVTMDRRFGVSDRIETRNGRPARERVVQDVEVPIGRSCEFLEWFLDSVPITPIWLCPLRLRDHEGWPLYPIPADHTYVNIGFWSSVPAGDSVGITNRAIEAKVSELDGHKSLYSDSFYARDEFNRLYGGEAYQTAKKTYDPDSRLLDLYAKAVQRR, encoded by the coding sequence ATGGCGAGCTATCGCTCCATCCCCGTGACGTCCGCGGTCCGGCTCGCCAAGCCCACGTCAAATCTGTTCCGCGCCCGCACTAAACGCGATGCACGCGGCCTGGACACCTCGGGACTGACTGGCGTCCTGGCTGTCGATCCCGAAACCCGTACCGCCGAGGTAGCCGGCATGTGCACGTATGAGGATTTGGTGGCGGCGACCCTCCCCTACGGCCTGTCGCCGCTGGTAGTCCCGCAGCTCAAGACCATTACCCTCGGCGGCGCGGTCAGCGGCCTGGGCATCGAGTCGGCGTCCTTCCGCAACGGCTTGCCCCACGAATCGGTGCTGGAAATGGATATTCTCACCGGCGCCGGCGAATTGCTCACCGCATCGCGCAGCCAGCACTGCGACCTATTCCGGGCCTTTCCCAATTCCTATGGCACACTCGGATATTCGACGCGCCTGCGGATCGAGCTGGAACCCGTGGCTCCGTTTGTGGCGTTGCGGCACATCCGATTTCACTCGTTGCCCGCGCTGGTCGCGGCGGCCGAGCGCATCATCGACACCGGCGGGCAGGGCGGGACCCCGGTCGACTATCTCGACGGGGTGGTCTTCAGCCGCGACGAAAGCTACCTGTGCGTGGGCAGACGCACGGCCACACCGGGACCGGTCAGCGACTACACCGGCAAAAAAATCTACTACCGGTCGATCCAGCACGACCATCCCGGCGTGGAAAGCACGAAAGACGACCGGCTGACAACGCACGACTACTTCTGGCGCTGGGACACCGATTGGTTCTGGTGCTCACGCGCATTCGGCGTGCAAAATCCGCGGGTGCGACGCCTGTGGCCGCGCCGCTACCGGCGCAGCAGCATCTACTCCAAGCTCGTGACCATGGATCGCCGCTTCGGGGTATCCGACCGGATCGAGACCCGCAATGGGCGCCCGGCCCGGGAGCGAGTGGTCCAGGACGTCGAGGTGCCGATCGGACGATCCTGCGAATTCTTGGAGTGGTTTCTCGATAGCGTACCGATCACACCGATCTGGTTGTGCCCGTTGCGACTTCGCGATCACGAGGGTTGGCCGCTGTATCCGATACCGGCGGACCACACCTACGTCAACATCGGATTCTGGTCCTCGGTGCCCGCCGGTGACAGCGTCGGGATCACCAACCGGGCGATCGAGGCGAAGGTCAGTGAGCTCGACGGGCACAAGTCGCTGTACTCCGACTCCTTCTACGCCCGCGACGAGTTCAACCGGCTCTACGGCGGCGAGGCCTACCAGACGGCCAAGAAAACCTACGATCCAGACTCTCGTCTGCTCGATCTCTACGCAAAGGCGGTGCAACGGCGATGA
- a CDS encoding DNA polymerase III subunits gamma/tau translates to MALYRKYRPATFAEVVGQEHVTEPLSIALEAGRINHAYLFSGPRGCGKTSSARILARSLNCAQGPTATPCGVCDSCQALAPNAPGSIDVVELDAASHGGVDDTRELRDRAFYAPAQSRYRVFIVDEAHMVTTAGFNALLKIVEEPPEHLIFIFATTEPEKVLPTIRSRTHHYPFRLLPPKTMRSLIGRICEQEGVVVDDAVYPLVIRAGGGSPRDTLSVLDQLVAGADDNHVTYPRALGLLGATDVALIDDAVDALAAGDAAALFGAVESVIDAGHDPRRFATDLLERFRDLIVLQAIPDAISRGVVDAPEDVLDRMRDQAARIGAATLTRYAEVMQAGLGEMRGATAPRLLLEVVCARLLLPSASDAESALLQRIERIETRLTMSIPAAEAAPAPAVATPAAAETPRPAPRRAAPPQPAAEPVRPRRQAAAPEPASEPPPPAPPPDPVRNPEHAPAPEPEPPSAPGELNAAAVRSMWPEVRNKVRTRSRTTEVMLAGATVRAVEDNTLVLTHASAPLAKRLSEQRNADVIAEALKDALGVNWRVRCEVGAPVSATGEPTARAGGGPPPAEEEPPVNVAAAAESAQRDEEEHMLAEAGRSDPSAPRRDPEEAALELLQNELGARRIDGG, encoded by the coding sequence GTGGCCCTCTACCGCAAATACCGACCGGCAACCTTCGCCGAAGTGGTGGGGCAGGAGCACGTCACCGAGCCGCTGTCCATTGCTCTGGAAGCCGGCCGGATCAACCATGCGTATCTCTTCTCCGGGCCGCGCGGCTGTGGGAAGACCTCGTCCGCCCGCATCCTGGCCCGGTCGCTGAACTGCGCGCAGGGCCCGACGGCCACCCCGTGCGGGGTGTGCGATTCGTGCCAGGCGTTGGCGCCCAACGCACCCGGCAGCATCGACGTGGTGGAGCTCGACGCCGCCAGCCACGGTGGCGTGGACGACACCCGCGAGCTGCGTGACCGCGCCTTCTACGCGCCCGCGCAGTCGCGCTACCGGGTGTTCATCGTCGACGAGGCGCACATGGTGACCACGGCGGGATTCAACGCGCTGCTCAAAATCGTCGAGGAGCCGCCCGAACACCTGATCTTCATCTTCGCCACCACCGAACCGGAGAAGGTGCTGCCGACGATCCGGTCGCGCACCCATCACTACCCGTTCCGATTGTTGCCACCCAAGACCATGCGCTCGCTGATCGGGCGGATCTGTGAACAAGAGGGTGTGGTCGTCGACGACGCGGTGTACCCGCTGGTGATCCGGGCCGGCGGTGGTTCACCGCGCGACACGTTGTCGGTGCTGGATCAGCTGGTCGCCGGGGCCGACGACAACCACGTCACCTACCCGCGGGCGCTGGGACTGCTGGGCGCCACCGACGTCGCACTGATCGACGACGCCGTCGACGCGTTGGCCGCCGGGGATGCCGCGGCGCTGTTCGGGGCGGTCGAATCGGTGATCGACGCCGGCCACGACCCACGGCGCTTCGCCACCGACCTGCTGGAGCGTTTCCGTGATCTCATTGTGCTGCAAGCGATTCCAGATGCGATAAGTCGCGGCGTGGTGGATGCGCCCGAAGACGTGCTGGACCGCATGCGCGATCAAGCGGCGCGAATCGGCGCGGCGACCCTGACCCGCTACGCCGAAGTGATGCAGGCCGGACTGGGGGAGATGCGCGGTGCGACCGCGCCCCGGCTGCTGCTCGAAGTGGTCTGTGCGCGCCTGCTGCTGCCTTCGGCCAGCGACGCCGAATCGGCGCTGCTGCAGCGCATCGAGCGCATCGAGACGCGGCTGACCATGTCCATCCCCGCGGCCGAAGCCGCGCCGGCGCCCGCGGTGGCCACACCAGCGGCGGCCGAAACGCCGCGCCCTGCTCCCCGGCGAGCGGCCCCGCCCCAGCCCGCGGCCGAACCCGTCAGACCCCGACGGCAAGCCGCGGCACCCGAGCCGGCGAGCGAACCGCCGCCGCCGGCACCGCCCCCCGATCCGGTGCGTAATCCGGAACACGCTCCAGCTCCGGAGCCCGAACCCCCTTCTGCCCCAGGTGAACTCAATGCCGCTGCGGTACGGAGCATGTGGCCGGAGGTACGCAACAAGGTGCGTACTCGCAGCCGTACCACCGAGGTGATGCTGGCCGGCGCCACCGTTCGCGCCGTGGAGGACAACACGTTGGTCCTCACCCACGCCTCGGCGCCCCTGGCCAAGCGGCTGTCCGAGCAGCGCAACGCCGACGTCATCGCCGAGGCGCTCAAGGACGCGCTGGGCGTCAATTGGCGGGTGCGGTGTGAGGTCGGCGCACCGGTGTCTGCCACGGGGGAACCGACCGCTCGTGCGGGAGGGGGCCCGCCGCCCGCCGAGGAGGAACCGCCCGTAAACGTCGCTGCCGCCGCGGAATCCGCTCAGCGCGACGAAGAGGAACACATGCTTGCCGAAGCCGGCCGCAGCGACCCGTCGGCGCCGCGTCGCGACCCCGAAGAGGCCGCGCTCGAACTATTGCAGAACGAGCTGGGGGCGCGTCGAATCGACGGCGGCTAG
- a CDS encoding enoyl-CoA hydratase/isomerase family protein — protein MIEIQALKTGTASVRVLTLSSGRVNALDVEVLDELARSLRELQDSGNGPLVITGAGRVFSAGVDLKRVVDGGSDYTDRLVPALSNAFDALFSFPWPTVAAINGAAIAGGCVLACACDRRLIGPEAGIGAAEVRVGVSFPVAALEVMRYACGNHAEEVLLRAHTYKGADAIARGLAHRVVAEDLIEAAVAEAAELGDLPVEAYRDTKAQLRAPAVARIRQGSATDADVRQLWGANETQQRIAAYVESLRRRD, from the coding sequence GTGATCGAGATTCAGGCGTTGAAAACGGGGACGGCTTCGGTGCGGGTGCTGACTCTGTCGTCGGGGCGCGTCAATGCCCTCGACGTGGAAGTGCTCGACGAGCTGGCCCGCTCCCTCCGTGAACTACAGGATTCGGGCAACGGTCCGCTGGTCATCACCGGCGCGGGCCGGGTGTTTTCCGCCGGGGTCGACCTCAAGCGTGTGGTGGACGGCGGCAGCGACTACACCGATCGGCTGGTTCCGGCGTTGTCCAATGCGTTCGACGCGCTGTTCTCCTTCCCGTGGCCGACGGTGGCCGCCATCAACGGCGCCGCCATCGCCGGCGGCTGTGTGCTGGCGTGTGCCTGCGACCGCCGCCTGATCGGTCCCGAGGCGGGGATCGGCGCGGCCGAGGTCCGCGTCGGCGTCTCCTTCCCGGTCGCCGCGCTGGAGGTGATGCGTTATGCCTGCGGGAATCACGCCGAGGAGGTGTTGCTTCGCGCCCACACCTACAAGGGGGCCGATGCCATCGCCCGGGGGCTTGCTCACCGCGTCGTCGCCGAGGATCTGATCGAGGCGGCGGTCGCGGAAGCCGCAGAGCTTGGTGACCTCCCGGTCGAGGCCTATCGCGATACGAAGGCCCAGCTCCGCGCCCCGGCCGTGGCGCGGATCCGCCAGGGGAGCGCTACCGATGCCGACGTCCGCCAGCTGTGGGGTGCGAACGAGACGCAGCAGCGCATCGCCGCCTATGTAGAGAGTCTTCGACGCCGCGACTGA
- a CDS encoding aminotransferase class I/II-fold pyridoxal phosphate-dependent enzyme, whose protein sequence is MAFDSLSVQEFTALHARNQQDYAELQAKKLHLDLTRGKPSPEQLDLSNQLLSLPGDDFRDAEGTDTRNYGGLHGLPGLRAVFGELLGIPVPNLIAGNNSSLELMHDLVAFSMLYGGVDSQRPWKDEPSIKFLCPAPGYDRHFAITETMGIEMILVPMREDGPDVDMIEELVAVDPAIKGMWTVPVFGNPTGVTYSWETVRRLVQMRTAAPDFRLFWDNAYAVHTLTHDFLRQVDILGLAATAGNPNRPYIFASTSKITFAGAGVSFLGGSLGNIAWYLQYAGKKSIGPDKINQLRHLRFFGDADGVRLQMQRHQQILAPKFALTLEILEQRLGDSKIASWTEPKGGYFISLDVWPGTARRTVALAKDAGIAVTEAGATFPYRKDPEDKNIRIAPTFPSLPDLRDAVDGLATCALLAASEARLGAPTPSVN, encoded by the coding sequence GTGGCGTTCGATTCCCTCAGCGTGCAAGAGTTCACCGCGCTGCACGCTCGTAACCAGCAGGACTATGCGGAGCTGCAGGCCAAGAAGCTGCACCTGGATCTGACCCGCGGTAAACCCTCCCCGGAGCAGCTCGACCTTTCCAACCAGCTGCTGAGCCTGCCCGGCGACGACTTCCGCGACGCCGAGGGGACCGACACCCGTAACTACGGCGGCCTGCACGGCCTGCCCGGACTGCGGGCCGTCTTCGGAGAGCTGCTCGGCATTCCGGTGCCCAACCTGATCGCCGGGAACAACTCCAGCCTGGAGCTGATGCACGACCTCGTCGCCTTCTCGATGTTGTACGGCGGCGTGGATTCGCAACGGCCCTGGAAGGACGAGCCGAGCATCAAATTCCTGTGCCCGGCTCCCGGCTATGACAGGCACTTCGCCATCACCGAGACCATGGGCATCGAGATGATCCTGGTCCCGATGCGCGAGGACGGCCCGGACGTCGACATGATCGAGGAGTTGGTCGCCGTCGACCCCGCGATCAAGGGGATGTGGACGGTGCCGGTGTTCGGCAACCCCACCGGCGTGACGTACTCCTGGGAAACCGTTCGCCGGCTGGTGCAGATGCGCACGGCGGCGCCCGACTTCCGGCTGTTCTGGGACAACGCCTACGCGGTGCACACCCTGACGCACGACTTCCTGCGCCAGGTCGACATCCTCGGGCTGGCCGCCACGGCCGGCAACCCGAACCGGCCGTACATCTTCGCGTCCACCTCGAAGATCACGTTCGCGGGCGCCGGCGTCAGCTTCCTGGGCGGATCGCTGGGCAACATCGCCTGGTATCTGCAGTACGCGGGTAAGAAGTCGATCGGTCCGGACAAGATCAACCAGCTGCGGCACCTGCGCTTCTTCGGGGACGCCGACGGGGTCCGCTTGCAGATGCAACGCCACCAGCAGATCCTGGCGCCGAAGTTCGCGCTGACGCTGGAAATCCTCGAGCAGCGGCTCGGCGATTCCAAGATTGCCTCCTGGACCGAGCCCAAGGGCGGCTACTTCATCAGCCTCGACGTGTGGCCGGGCACGGCGCGCCGGACCGTCGCGCTGGCCAAGGACGCCGGTATCGCGGTCACCGAGGCGGGTGCGACGTTCCCGTACCGCAAGGATCCCGAGGACAAGAACATCCGGATCGCGCCCACCTTCCCGTCGCTGCCGGACCTGCGCGACGCGGTCGACGGGCTGGCGACCTGTGCGCTGCTGGCGGCTTCCGAGGCCCGACTGGGCGCCCCGACCCCGAGCGTGAACTGA